In Candidatus Dormiibacterota bacterium, one DNA window encodes the following:
- a CDS encoding nitronate monooxygenase family protein yields the protein MHTPICDLLGIEFPIVAFSHCRDVVAAVSRAGGMGVLGAVAFSPAQLEVELSWLDGAVGGRPYGVDVLLPQRYAGAEEGGGSLESLSALIPDEHRRFVDELLERYGVPPLPEGTAVRDGMLEVSQRGVGALLDVAFAHRPRLVASALGPAPDFLVDAAHEQGAVVAGLVGSRRHAERQRAAGVDLVVAQGYEAGGHTGEIGTMVLVPEVVDAVAPTPVLAAGGIGNGRQIAAAMALGAQGVWCGSVWLTTPEAETHPVVRAKMLRASSSDTVRTRATTGKPARQLRTAWTQEWDDPAHPDPLPMPLHTMLTAEAQTRVQRAAGDPGSGAEELITYFVGQVVGSMTSVRPAAQVVHDMVVEYLETVERLSPRVEA from the coding sequence ATGCACACCCCGATCTGCGACCTCCTCGGCATCGAGTTCCCGATCGTCGCCTTCAGCCACTGCCGTGACGTGGTCGCCGCGGTCAGCCGTGCCGGGGGCATGGGGGTGCTCGGCGCCGTCGCCTTCAGCCCCGCCCAGCTCGAGGTCGAGCTCAGCTGGCTGGACGGGGCGGTGGGCGGGCGGCCCTACGGGGTCGACGTGCTCCTGCCCCAGCGCTACGCTGGCGCCGAGGAGGGGGGAGGCTCGCTGGAGTCGCTCTCCGCGCTGATCCCGGACGAGCACCGCCGCTTCGTCGACGAGCTGCTGGAGCGATACGGGGTGCCGCCGCTCCCCGAGGGCACCGCGGTGCGCGACGGGATGCTCGAGGTCTCGCAGCGCGGGGTCGGCGCCCTGCTCGACGTCGCCTTCGCCCACCGCCCCCGGCTGGTGGCCAGCGCCCTCGGACCGGCTCCCGACTTCCTCGTCGACGCCGCCCACGAGCAGGGCGCGGTGGTCGCCGGGCTGGTGGGGAGCCGCCGCCACGCCGAGCGGCAGCGCGCCGCCGGGGTCGACCTGGTCGTCGCCCAGGGGTACGAGGCGGGCGGCCACACCGGCGAGATCGGCACCATGGTCCTGGTCCCCGAGGTGGTCGACGCCGTCGCCCCCACCCCGGTGCTCGCCGCCGGCGGCATCGGCAACGGCCGGCAGATCGCCGCGGCGATGGCGCTGGGGGCCCAGGGGGTGTGGTGCGGCTCGGTGTGGCTGACCACCCCGGAGGCGGAGACCCACCCGGTGGTGCGCGCGAAGATGCTGCGGGCGAGCTCCAGCGACACCGTGCGCACCCGGGCCACCACCGGCAAGCCGGCCCGCCAGCTGCGCACCGCCTGGACCCAGGAGTGGGACGACCCCGCCCACCCGGACCCGCTCCCGATGCCCCTCCACACCATGCTCACCGCCGAGGCGCAGACCCGGGTGCAGCGGGCCGCGGGCGACCCCGGGTCCGGCGCCGAGGAGCTCATCACCTACTTCGTCGGGCAGGTGGTCGGGAGCATGACCAGCGTCCGGCCGGCCGCCCAGGTGGTCCACGACATGGTCGTCGAGTACCTGGAGACCGTGGAGCGGCTCTCTCCGAGGGTCGAGGCCTAA